A DNA window from Rhodococcus sp. Z13 contains the following coding sequences:
- a CDS encoding ABC transporter permease, translating into MDDPLVLSRTIGGVLVLAAISAAVLWWFRVPHRFAPVGAIARGAAQLAFVSLVLQGVITDARWVAVVLAVMFGVAWWTACGRIGDRAQVGATVAVAMAIGVVVAAGTVFATGAVEATPRYVLALGGIVIGNTMTVASLAGRRFQEIVDDHWTEVEGWLALGATIRQATVGPARLAVHAAMIPSTDQTRTTGLVTLPGAFVGAIFGGLSPLEAGRFQVVVLAAIMATASITAVLVALGSGRSLRLRPAVSEQ; encoded by the coding sequence ATCGACGACCCGCTCGTCCTGTCGCGCACGATCGGCGGCGTCCTCGTGCTCGCCGCGATCTCCGCGGCGGTGCTGTGGTGGTTCCGGGTCCCGCACCGCTTCGCCCCGGTGGGCGCCATCGCGCGCGGCGCCGCGCAGCTCGCGTTCGTCAGCCTCGTCCTCCAGGGCGTCATCACCGATGCCCGCTGGGTCGCGGTGGTGCTCGCCGTCATGTTCGGGGTGGCCTGGTGGACGGCCTGCGGCCGGATCGGCGACCGCGCACAGGTCGGTGCGACGGTGGCGGTCGCGATGGCCATCGGGGTCGTCGTGGCGGCGGGCACCGTCTTCGCGACCGGCGCGGTGGAGGCGACCCCGCGCTACGTCCTGGCCCTCGGCGGGATCGTCATCGGCAACACCATGACGGTCGCGAGCCTGGCCGGCCGCCGCTTCCAGGAGATCGTCGACGACCACTGGACCGAGGTCGAGGGGTGGCTCGCACTCGGCGCGACCATTCGGCAGGCGACCGTCGGCCCCGCCCGCCTCGCCGTGCACGCCGCCATGATCCCGTCGACCGACCAGACCAGGACCACGGGGCTGGTGACCCTGCCCGGCGCGTTCGTCGGTGCGATCTTCGGTGGGCTCTCACCGCTCGAGGCGGGTCGCTTCCAGGTGGTGGTGCTGGCTGCGATCATGGCGACGGCGTCGATCACCGCGGTGCTCGTGGCCCTCGGGTCGGGACGGAGCCTGCGGCTGCGACCGGCGGTGAGCGAACAGTGA
- a CDS encoding acetyl-CoA carboxylase family protein, giving the protein MLLVANRGEIALRIVRSAGELGLDTVAVHAAGDTHSPHVRAATRAEALPGEGAAAYLDSDALIGIARATGCSLVHPGYGFLSENAPFAQACADAGLVFVGPSPEVLRTLGDKRSARAEAARLGIPVVAATDTADPGTLRSFLRDHPEGIVLKARAGGGGRGMRVVRDAAGLDAAHRAASAEARVAFGDDGLYAEALVADARHVEVQVVAAPSTPSGGWTTAVALGDRDCSVQRRHQKLVEIAPAPDLPDRLRRDLHTAAVRLFAEVGYRGVGTVEFLVYGDEFVFLEVNPRIQVEHTVTEEVIGVDLVAVQLAIARGAGIDELGLPAGIAAGPNVVAGELAVPRGIAVQARVNAETMCGDGTAVATAGTLTGFTPPAGPGIRVDTHGRPGLEVTARYDSLLAKVVAHVRSGDRTAALRKTAAALGEFVVDGLGTNLDVLRKIFDDKEFRSGPVTTSWLDERLPDFVDPAVAETPAGTTDLRPGEYAVCAEMAGTVVEVAREGDTLAAGAPVVVLDAMKMQHEVRAPGAALVERVLVRPGRTVSPGTVLAVVKVLDPDIVAGEEVSFDPDTARADLDEILARHAVTTDAARPEAVERRHRQGRRTARENIADLVDDGTFVEYGPLVLAAQRGRRSEEDLVANTPADGLVGGTARIGGAEVVVMSYDYTVLAGTQGRYNHRKTDRLLELAARRRVPVVLFAEGGGGRPGDVDAGPGAGLELPTFRSMAALRGKVPTVAVVSGRCFAGNAALAGMCDVLVATPDANIGMGGPAMIEGGGLGVHRPEEIGPVDVQRRNGVVHVLARDDTDAVDLARRYLGYFTVRHDEWTAPDPRRARHVVPENRLRAYDVRAAIGAIADVDSVLELRPDYGVGIVTALIRVEGVAYGVLANNSHHLGGAIDAEAADKATDFLELCEAHRLPVVSLCDTPGFMVGPEAEKEATVRRFGRFFVAGARLTVPFGTIILRKGYGLGAMAMAGGSFHAPEFTIAWPTGEIGGMGLEGAVRLGFRKELDAAESPEAREELFGQLVAQAYREGRALQAATTFELDDVIDPADSRTWIAGLGRRRW; this is encoded by the coding sequence ATGCTGCTCGTGGCCAACAGGGGTGAGATCGCGCTGCGGATCGTGCGGTCGGCCGGGGAACTCGGACTCGACACCGTCGCCGTCCACGCCGCCGGCGACACGCACTCCCCGCACGTCCGGGCCGCAACCCGCGCCGAGGCGCTCCCCGGAGAGGGCGCCGCCGCCTATCTCGACTCCGACGCCCTGATCGGCATCGCCCGCGCCACCGGCTGCTCGCTCGTGCATCCCGGCTACGGATTCCTCAGCGAGAACGCCCCCTTCGCGCAGGCCTGCGCCGACGCCGGTCTCGTCTTCGTCGGCCCGTCCCCGGAGGTGCTGCGCACCCTCGGCGACAAACGCTCCGCCCGCGCCGAGGCCGCGCGGCTCGGCATCCCGGTGGTCGCGGCCACCGACACCGCCGACCCGGGCACCCTGCGCTCCTTCCTCCGCGACCACCCGGAGGGCATCGTCCTCAAGGCCCGTGCCGGTGGGGGAGGACGCGGCATGCGGGTCGTGCGCGACGCCGCCGGCCTCGACGCGGCCCACCGCGCCGCCTCGGCCGAGGCGCGGGTCGCCTTCGGGGACGACGGGCTGTACGCCGAGGCGCTCGTCGCCGACGCCCGGCACGTCGAGGTGCAGGTCGTGGCGGCGCCCTCGACCCCCTCGGGCGGGTGGACGACGGCGGTGGCGCTCGGCGACCGGGATTGCAGCGTGCAACGCCGCCACCAGAAACTCGTGGAGATCGCCCCGGCCCCCGACCTGCCGGACCGTCTGCGCCGCGACCTGCACACCGCCGCCGTGCGGCTGTTCGCCGAGGTGGGCTACCGCGGGGTGGGCACCGTCGAATTCCTCGTGTACGGGGACGAATTCGTCTTCCTCGAGGTGAACCCGCGGATCCAGGTGGAGCACACCGTCACCGAGGAGGTCATCGGCGTCGATCTCGTCGCCGTGCAGCTCGCGATCGCCCGCGGGGCCGGCATCGACGAACTCGGCCTGCCCGCCGGGATCGCCGCCGGACCGAACGTCGTCGCGGGGGAACTCGCCGTACCCCGCGGCATCGCGGTGCAGGCCCGTGTCAACGCAGAGACCATGTGCGGCGACGGCACCGCGGTGGCCACCGCCGGCACCCTCACCGGCTTCACCCCACCGGCTGGGCCGGGCATCCGCGTCGACACCCACGGCCGCCCGGGCCTCGAGGTGACCGCCCGTTACGACTCGCTGCTCGCCAAGGTCGTCGCGCACGTGCGCTCCGGCGACCGGACGGCGGCGCTGCGCAAGACGGCCGCGGCGCTCGGCGAGTTCGTCGTCGACGGCCTCGGCACCAACCTCGACGTGCTACGGAAAATCTTCGACGACAAGGAGTTCCGTTCCGGTCCCGTCACCACCTCCTGGCTGGACGAGCGCCTGCCGGATTTCGTGGACCCCGCCGTCGCGGAGACCCCGGCCGGCACCACCGATCTCCGCCCCGGTGAATACGCGGTGTGCGCGGAGATGGCCGGCACCGTCGTCGAGGTCGCCCGTGAGGGCGACACCCTCGCCGCCGGGGCGCCGGTGGTGGTGCTCGACGCGATGAAGATGCAGCACGAGGTCCGCGCCCCCGGCGCCGCGCTGGTCGAACGCGTCCTCGTCCGTCCCGGCCGGACGGTGTCGCCGGGCACCGTGCTCGCCGTCGTGAAAGTGCTCGACCCGGACATCGTTGCGGGTGAAGAGGTTTCGTTCGATCCCGACACGGCGCGCGCCGACCTGGACGAGATCCTGGCGCGGCACGCCGTCACCACCGACGCCGCGCGTCCCGAGGCGGTCGAACGGCGGCACCGGCAGGGCCGGCGCACAGCCCGCGAGAACATCGCCGATCTCGTCGACGACGGTACCTTCGTCGAATACGGCCCTCTCGTGCTCGCCGCCCAGCGCGGCCGCCGCAGCGAGGAGGACCTCGTCGCGAACACACCCGCCGACGGGCTCGTCGGGGGCACCGCCCGGATCGGTGGGGCCGAGGTGGTCGTGATGTCCTACGACTACACGGTTCTCGCCGGTACCCAGGGTCGCTACAACCACCGCAAGACCGACCGGCTGCTCGAACTCGCCGCGCGCCGGCGGGTTCCGGTGGTGCTGTTCGCCGAGGGTGGCGGGGGCCGTCCCGGTGACGTCGACGCCGGGCCCGGTGCGGGTCTCGAACTGCCGACCTTCCGATCGATGGCGGCGCTGCGGGGAAAGGTGCCCACCGTCGCGGTCGTCTCCGGCCGCTGCTTCGCCGGCAACGCCGCCCTCGCCGGGATGTGCGACGTGCTCGTCGCGACCCCCGACGCGAACATCGGCATGGGTGGGCCCGCCATGATCGAGGGCGGCGGGCTCGGTGTGCACCGACCCGAGGAGATCGGCCCGGTCGACGTGCAGCGCCGCAACGGCGTCGTGCACGTCCTGGCCCGCGACGACACCGACGCCGTGGATCTGGCGCGCCGGTATCTCGGTTACTTCACCGTCCGCCACGACGAGTGGACCGCCCCCGATCCGCGGCGTGCCCGGCACGTCGTGCCGGAGAACCGGTTGCGCGCTTACGACGTCCGGGCCGCGATCGGGGCGATCGCCGACGTCGATTCGGTGCTCGAACTGCGCCCCGACTACGGTGTCGGCATCGTCACCGCCCTGATCCGGGTGGAGGGCGTCGCCTACGGGGTGCTCGCCAACAACAGCCACCATCTCGGCGGGGCCATCGACGCGGAGGCCGCCGACAAGGCCACCGACTTCCTCGAACTCTGCGAGGCGCATCGGCTTCCCGTGGTGAGCCTGTGCGACACACCGGGGTTCATGGTCGGACCGGAGGCCGAGAAGGAGGCGACGGTCCGCCGCTTCGGCCGGTTCTTCGTCGCCGGTGCCCGCCTGACGGTTCCGTTCGGCACGATCATCCTGCGCAAAGGCTACGGCCTCGGTGCGATGGCGATGGCCGGTGGCTCGTTCCACGCACCGGAGTTCACGATCGCCTGGCCGACCGGCGAGATCGGCGGCATGGGCCTCGAAGGGGCGGTGCGGCTCGGTTTCCGGAAGGAACTCGACGCGGCGGAGAGCCCCGAGGCCCGCGAGGAACTGTTCGGGCAGCTCGTCGCCCAGGCCTACCGGGAGGGACGGGCCTTGCAGGCCGCGACCACCTTCGAACTCGACGACGTCATCGATCCCGCCGACAGCCGCACCTGGATCGCCGGACTCGGGAGGCGGCGATGGTGA
- a CDS encoding UdgX family uracil-DNA binding protein (This protein belongs to the uracil DNA glycosylase superfamily, members of which act in excision repair of DNA. However, it belongs more specifically to UdgX branch, whose founding member was found to bind uracil in DNA (where it does not belong), without cleaving it, appears to promote DNA repair by a pathway involving RecA, rather than base excision.) has product MVTHPGAQRFVPDTRDLDALASAAAGCRGCDLYRDAERTVFGDGGPHARILFVGEQPGNEEDLAGEPFVGPAGHLFDKALDRAGIDRETVYVTNAVKHFRFDRSANGRRRIHRKPTGAQIAACRPWLEAELDAVRPEIVVCLGATAAQSLLGKDFKLTRHRGEVLRLPDELRGSCDPAVVVTVHPSAVLRARSQRDDAFRAFVQDLKRAAAL; this is encoded by the coding sequence ATGGTGACCCATCCCGGCGCGCAACGATTCGTGCCCGACACGCGCGACCTCGACGCCCTCGCCTCCGCCGCCGCGGGATGCCGCGGCTGCGATCTGTACCGGGACGCGGAGCGGACGGTGTTCGGAGACGGAGGCCCGCACGCCCGGATCCTGTTCGTCGGCGAACAACCCGGTAACGAGGAGGATCTCGCGGGTGAGCCGTTCGTCGGCCCGGCCGGGCACCTGTTCGACAAGGCCCTGGACCGGGCCGGGATCGACCGTGAGACCGTCTACGTCACCAACGCCGTCAAGCATTTCCGGTTCGACCGGTCCGCGAACGGCCGACGCCGCATCCACAGGAAACCGACGGGCGCGCAGATCGCGGCGTGCCGCCCGTGGCTCGAGGCCGAACTCGACGCCGTGCGACCCGAGATCGTCGTCTGCCTCGGCGCGACGGCCGCACAGTCCCTGCTGGGCAAGGACTTCAAGCTCACGCGGCACCGGGGCGAGGTGCTGCGCCTGCCCGACGAGCTGCGCGGATCCTGCGATCCCGCCGTGGTGGTGACGGTGCACCCGTCGGCGGTGCTGCGGGCCCGCTCGCAACGCGACGACGCCTTCCGGGCCTTCGTCCAGGACCTGAAACGCGCCGCGGCTCTGTAG
- a CDS encoding CopD family protein encodes MLSERRQWLLVAAAGVAFGTVAGLAVAGSLAIPDGSGSVRALALCAGSAVLGLAVLGSMVQNERRPAVSPDDVWRTIAAVGGLWLVLASIDLVRAAAATAGVPVTGLGVDRFVEYLTDSGAGRVDGGAWVCVLACTLVAAVAYRRSASWSTAPVLVAAGLALIARPVTGHMAQQPLGSLLNAVHVLAAAIWFGVLLALALTVRGRGAWAELLPRYSQLALWCVISLVVSGVVDGAVRLGSVSALLGTGYGRILLAKAVVLVALLLLARVWRRRWVPGAASHRVSAEESLRNAVLEVCAMSVALGLAAALATTG; translated from the coding sequence ATGCTCTCGGAACGCCGGCAGTGGCTCCTCGTGGCCGCTGCCGGTGTCGCCTTCGGGACGGTCGCCGGCCTCGCCGTGGCGGGTTCGCTCGCCATCCCCGACGGTTCCGGTTCGGTGCGGGCCCTGGCGCTGTGCGCCGGGTCCGCGGTGCTCGGCCTCGCGGTGCTCGGGTCGATGGTGCAGAACGAGCGCCGGCCCGCCGTCTCCCCCGACGACGTCTGGCGCACGATCGCCGCGGTCGGTGGGCTGTGGCTCGTGCTCGCGAGCATCGACCTGGTCCGGGCGGCCGCGGCCACCGCCGGGGTTCCCGTCACCGGGCTCGGCGTCGACCGTTTCGTCGAGTACCTCACCGACTCGGGTGCCGGTCGTGTCGACGGCGGCGCGTGGGTGTGCGTGCTGGCCTGCACGCTGGTCGCGGCGGTGGCCTACCGGCGCTCGGCGTCGTGGTCCACGGCCCCCGTGCTCGTAGCGGCGGGGCTCGCGCTCATCGCCCGGCCGGTGACCGGGCACATGGCCCAGCAGCCGCTGGGTTCGCTGCTCAACGCGGTGCACGTCCTGGCCGCCGCGATCTGGTTCGGGGTGCTGCTCGCCCTCGCGCTGACGGTGCGGGGCCGGGGCGCGTGGGCCGAACTGCTGCCGCGCTATTCGCAGCTCGCGCTGTGGTGCGTGATCTCACTGGTGGTGAGCGGGGTCGTCGACGGCGCCGTGCGCCTCGGATCGGTCTCCGCGTTGCTGGGCACCGGCTACGGGCGCATCCTGCTCGCCAAGGCCGTCGTCCTCGTCGCGTTGCTGCTGCTGGCGCGCGTCTGGCGGCGCCGCTGGGTGCCCGGCGCGGCATCGCACCGGGTGTCGGCGGAGGAGTCGCTGCGCAACGCGGTGCTCGAGGTGTGCGCGATGTCGGTGGCGCTCGGTCTCGCCGCGGCGCTCGCCACCACCGGCTGA
- a CDS encoding copper resistance protein CopC yields the protein MKRLVVLFAALIAALSLSAGPAAAHSVVMSSTPENGQEIAEAPERVSVTFNESLQEQFAALTVVGPDGNLWSKSDPIVEGATVSVELDGLGPVGEYTVAYRVTSADGHPVSGTRTFTLTQEGTGTPGEAVSDSAESGSDDDGGPAVWWFVAAGVAVVVAGLAFALRKPKA from the coding sequence ATGAAGCGTCTCGTCGTCCTGTTCGCCGCGCTGATCGCGGCCCTGTCGCTGTCCGCCGGGCCTGCCGCGGCCCATTCCGTGGTGATGTCCAGTACGCCGGAGAACGGCCAGGAGATCGCCGAGGCTCCCGAGCGGGTGAGCGTGACCTTCAACGAGAGCCTGCAGGAGCAGTTCGCGGCGCTCACCGTCGTCGGGCCCGACGGCAATCTGTGGTCCAAGAGCGACCCGATCGTCGAGGGCGCGACGGTCTCCGTCGAACTCGACGGGCTCGGGCCCGTCGGCGAGTACACCGTCGCGTACCGGGTGACCTCCGCAGACGGGCATCCCGTCAGCGGCACCCGCACCTTCACCCTCACGCAGGAGGGCACCGGCACGCCGGGCGAGGCCGTGTCGGATTCCGCCGAGTCCGGTTCGGACGACGACGGTGGTCCCGCCGTGTGGTGGTTCGTCGCCGCGGGTGTCGCGGTGGTCGTGGCGGGCCTGGCGTTCGCGCTGCGCAAGCCGAAGGCCTGA
- a CDS encoding YcnI family protein — protein MSKISRRALAGATLTAALMVAGAGTAAAHVTVVAPGAEQGGYAVLTFRVPTESETAGTTALTVELPGLRSARTEPMPGWTATVEKDPESQLATSVTWTADPGVQVGPGQFQQFLLSAGPLPEEDEVAFPAVQTYSDGQVVAWDDVAEGDEEPELPAPTLTLAASSGDGHGHGTADAHGTGSENESAATTEGSATDDTARWLGGIGLVLGALGAALGLGAVIRGRRA, from the coding sequence ATGTCGAAGATCTCCCGTCGCGCCCTCGCCGGCGCGACCCTCACCGCTGCCCTGATGGTCGCCGGAGCCGGCACGGCCGCCGCGCACGTCACCGTCGTCGCCCCCGGCGCCGAGCAGGGCGGATACGCCGTGCTCACCTTCCGGGTACCCACCGAGTCCGAGACCGCGGGCACCACCGCGCTGACGGTGGAACTGCCCGGCCTGCGCTCGGCGCGCACCGAGCCGATGCCCGGCTGGACCGCGACCGTCGAGAAGGATCCCGAATCGCAGCTCGCCACCTCCGTGACGTGGACCGCCGATCCAGGCGTGCAGGTCGGCCCCGGCCAGTTCCAGCAGTTCCTGCTGTCCGCCGGGCCGCTGCCCGAGGAGGACGAGGTCGCCTTCCCGGCCGTCCAGACCTACAGCGACGGTCAGGTCGTCGCGTGGGACGACGTCGCCGAGGGCGACGAGGAGCCCGAACTGCCGGCACCGACGCTGACCCTCGCCGCGAGCAGCGGTGACGGGCACGGCCACGGCACCGCCGACGCCCACGGCACCGGCTCTGAGAACGAGTCCGCAGCCACCACCGAGGGCTCTGCCACCGACGACACCGCGCGGTGGCTCGGCGGCATCGGTCTCGTGCTCGGTGCCCTCGGCGCCGCCCTCGGCCTCGGCGCCGTGATCCGGGGACGGCGGGCATGA